The Chelonia mydas isolate rCheMyd1 chromosome 3, rCheMyd1.pri.v2, whole genome shotgun sequence genome includes a region encoding these proteins:
- the GLO1 gene encoding lactoylglutathione lyase isoform X2 yields the protein MRWFLSSPPLGGPLPSMGESGSPFSLIPAARLGSLEFSPPPEGSGSALRLPRGKRRCPVSCASFWRSRWVTASPPPPQATPFTDLARPCTEQLAGPLERNGTLTSSAKRRRFPSQDEREMSSVGFLHLPKPEVTGWNAPLVLTLVEAADEKTPRALC from the exons ATGCGTTGGTTTCTCTCCTCCCCGCCTCTTGGAGGCCCCCTCCCGTCAATGGGGGAGTCGGGGTCTCCCTTTTCCCTCATCCCTGCAGCTCGGTTGGGCTCTCTTGAGTTTTCCCCACCTCCTGAGGGGAGCGGAAGCGCTCTCCGCCTTCCCCGAGGAAAACG GAGGTGTCCGGTCTCTTGCGCCTCCTTCTGGAGGAGCAGGTGGGTGAcggcctctcctcccccaccgcaGGCCACCCCCTTCACTGACCTGGCTCGGCCCTGTACCGAGCAGCTTGCCGGACCTCTCGAGAGAAACGGGACACTCACCTCCTCAGCCAAACGCCGACGGTTTCCCTCCCAAGACGAGAGAGAAATGAGTTCCGTCGGATTCCTCCACCTTCCGAAACCCGAAG TGACTGGCTGGAACGCTCCTCTGGTTCTTACTCTGGTGGAGGCTGCTGATGAGAAAACGCCCCGTGCGTTGTGTTAG
- the GLO1 gene encoding lactoylglutathione lyase isoform X1: MSEQPELSGLSDEAAYHVCSNPDPSTKDFLLQQTMLRIKDPKKSLDFYTRVLGMTLLQKCDFPTMKFSLYFLAYEDKNDIPKDTKERTAWTFSRKATLELTHNWGTENDENQSYHNGNSDPRGFGHIGIAVPDVAAACKRFEELGVKFVKRPDDGKMKGLAFIQDPDGYWIEILNPNHMVTLI; the protein is encoded by the exons ATGTCGGAACAGCCGGAGCTCAGCGGCCTCAGCGACGAAGCAGCCTACCACGTCTGCTCCAACCCGGATCCCAGTACCAAG GATTTTCTGTTGCAGCAGACAATGTTACGAATAAAAGATCCTAAGAAGTCACTGGATTTTTATACAAGAGTTCTTGGAATGAC ATTGCTCCAAAAATGTGACTTTCCCACTATGAaattctcactttattttttGGCTTATGAAGATAAAAATGATATCCCAAAAGATACAAAAGAGAGAACAGCTTGGACTTTCTCTAGAAAGGCTACACTTGAACTAACACA TAATTGGGGCACTGAAAATGATGAGAATCAGTCTTACCACAATGGCAATTCAGATCCTCGGGGATTTG GTCACATTGGAATTGCAGTCCCTGATGTAGCTGCAGCTTGTAAGAGGTTTGAAGAGCTGGGAGTGAAATTTGTGAAGAGACCAGATGATG GTAAAATGAAAGGACTTGCATTTATTCAGGATCCTGATGGCTACTGGATTGAAATTTTGAATCCTAACCACATGGTGACCCTCATCTAG
- the GLO1 gene encoding lactoylglutathione lyase isoform X3, with amino-acid sequence MLRIKDPKKSLDFYTRVLGMTLLQKCDFPTMKFSLYFLAYEDKNDIPKDTKERTAWTFSRKATLELTHNWGTENDENQSYHNGNSDPRGFGHIGIAVPDVAAACKRFEELGVKFVKRPDDGKMKGLAFIQDPDGYWIEILNPNHMVTLI; translated from the exons ATGTTACGAATAAAAGATCCTAAGAAGTCACTGGATTTTTATACAAGAGTTCTTGGAATGAC ATTGCTCCAAAAATGTGACTTTCCCACTATGAaattctcactttattttttGGCTTATGAAGATAAAAATGATATCCCAAAAGATACAAAAGAGAGAACAGCTTGGACTTTCTCTAGAAAGGCTACACTTGAACTAACACA TAATTGGGGCACTGAAAATGATGAGAATCAGTCTTACCACAATGGCAATTCAGATCCTCGGGGATTTG GTCACATTGGAATTGCAGTCCCTGATGTAGCTGCAGCTTGTAAGAGGTTTGAAGAGCTGGGAGTGAAATTTGTGAAGAGACCAGATGATG GTAAAATGAAAGGACTTGCATTTATTCAGGATCCTGATGGCTACTGGATTGAAATTTTGAATCCTAACCACATGGTGACCCTCATCTAG